A stretch of the Cyanobium sp. Tous-M-B4 genome encodes the following:
- a CDS encoding chlororespiratory reduction protein 7: MSDPLLRELDHYVVLEPGGGERILTAAETLAWLEARLAKLEPVPADLAGLPSPGLQAQRLLETACELELAPGLTIQWFAVRIEPPG, encoded by the coding sequence ATGTCCGATCCCCTGTTGCGGGAGCTTGATCATTACGTGGTGCTGGAGCCAGGTGGCGGCGAGCGGATTCTCACGGCGGCCGAAACCCTGGCCTGGCTTGAGGCCCGGCTTGCCAAGCTGGAGCCGGTGCCGGCAGATCTGGCCGGTCTCCCTAGCCCAGGCTTGCAGGCCCAGCGACTGCTGGAAACCGCCTGCGAACTGGAGTTGGCGCCTGGACTGACGATTCAGTGGTTTGCGGTGCGGATCGAACCGCCCGGCTAA
- a CDS encoding glycoside hydrolase family 3 N-terminal domain-containing protein, which translates to MISEPSATQTAGPALLRLIHQLIVVRATGKLADHQRGYPRWELPNNKLRSLLEAGVGGVILLGGSAAELALRCTQLRRWAAGPLLLCADVEEGVGQRFDGATWLVPPLALGRLYGREPQQALELAERYGQCTGRDAQALGLNWVLGPVCDVNNNPANPVINVRAWGEDPAKAGALAAAFVRGVQAAGVLGCAKHFPGHGDTSSDSHITLPLLPHSRERLAAIELPPFQQAIAAGVASVMTAHLMLPELDQERPATLSKPVLTGLLRQQLGFAGLIVTDALVMDAITGHYGAGEAAVLALEAGADLVLMPADADAAIAAIAEAVASGRLSVEQLEASAERRLQALERCAGPEAALAIADPEAAAQPNQSLALELVRTTLETAGSTGAATPQAGINLIRLDSALAAAAAVLSATAPALARPESRGWRTVLLEARSPSPWGTDTDAPLALERLGPGQVLLQLFVRGNPFRGSAGSAEPWPAALRQLARAGRLAGLVVYGSPYLWEELRPLLPPGVPGVYSPGQMPLAQAEALQRLGSGLGLGDTEAGAGFTD; encoded by the coding sequence GTGATCTCTGAACCAAGCGCGACCCAAACCGCCGGTCCAGCCCTGCTGCGCCTGATCCACCAACTGATCGTGGTGCGGGCCACCGGCAAACTCGCCGACCACCAACGCGGCTACCCCCGCTGGGAGCTGCCTAACAACAAGCTCCGCAGCCTGCTGGAAGCTGGCGTGGGCGGTGTGATCCTGCTTGGCGGCAGCGCCGCCGAGCTGGCCCTGCGCTGCACCCAGCTGCGCCGCTGGGCCGCTGGGCCGCTGCTGCTCTGCGCCGATGTGGAGGAGGGGGTGGGTCAGCGTTTCGACGGCGCCACTTGGTTGGTGCCACCCCTAGCCCTGGGACGCCTCTACGGACGCGAGCCCCAACAGGCGCTTGAGCTAGCCGAACGCTACGGGCAATGCACGGGCCGGGATGCCCAAGCCCTGGGGCTCAACTGGGTGCTGGGGCCGGTGTGCGATGTCAACAACAACCCGGCCAACCCGGTGATCAATGTGCGGGCCTGGGGGGAAGATCCAGCCAAAGCGGGGGCGCTGGCAGCAGCCTTTGTGCGGGGCGTGCAGGCAGCTGGGGTGCTCGGCTGCGCCAAGCACTTCCCTGGCCACGGCGACACCAGCAGCGACTCCCATATCACCCTGCCCCTGCTGCCCCACAGCCGCGAGCGGCTGGCGGCGATCGAGCTTCCGCCGTTTCAACAGGCGATCGCTGCTGGAGTGGCCTCAGTGATGACCGCCCACCTGATGCTGCCGGAGCTTGATCAAGAGCGGCCAGCCACCCTGTCCAAGCCGGTGCTTACCGGGCTGCTGCGCCAGCAGCTGGGCTTCGCTGGATTGATCGTGACCGATGCCCTGGTGATGGACGCGATCACCGGGCACTACGGCGCCGGTGAGGCGGCCGTGCTGGCCCTGGAAGCCGGGGCAGATCTGGTTTTAATGCCCGCCGATGCGGATGCCGCCATCGCCGCCATCGCTGAAGCGGTGGCCAGCGGCCGGCTCAGTGTTGAGCAGCTGGAAGCCAGTGCCGAGCGCCGCCTTCAGGCCCTGGAGCGCTGCGCTGGGCCTGAAGCGGCCTTGGCCATTGCCGATCCAGAGGCGGCCGCCCAGCCCAACCAGTCCCTGGCCCTGGAGCTGGTGCGGACCACCTTGGAGACAGCCGGCAGCACCGGCGCCGCCACCCCCCAGGCCGGCATCAACCTGATCAGGCTCGACTCAGCCCTAGCCGCAGCCGCCGCAGTGCTAAGCGCCACCGCTCCAGCGCTGGCTCGGCCCGAATCCCGCGGCTGGCGCACCGTGCTGCTGGAGGCCCGCAGCCCCAGCCCTTGGGGCACCGACACCGACGCCCCCCTCGCCTTGGAGCGGCTCGGCCCAGGACAGGTGCTGCTGCAGTTGTTTGTGCGAGGCAATCCCTTCCGCGGCAGCGCCGGCAGCGCCGAGCCCTGGCCCGCGGCCCTGCGTCAACTAGCAAGAGCAGGAAGGCTGGCGGGGCTGGTGGTGTACGGCAGCCCCTACCTCTGGGAGGAGCTGCGCCCCCTACTGCCACCGGGCGTCCCTGGCGTTTACAGCCCCGGCCAGATGCCCCTGGCTCAGGCCGAAGCTCTGCAAAGACTGGGCAGTGGACTGGGGCTGGGAGACACTGAAGCGGGCGCTGGCTTCACCGACTGA
- a CDS encoding 6-carboxytetrahydropterin synthase, translated as MTATATASGFSPNSASSSHGRGRPCVITRRATFSASHRYWLPELSAEENQARFGPCSLAPGHGHNYTLVVAMAGPLDADGMVLNLSEVKHAIRAEVTAQLDFRYLNEAWPEFDLDRPEGKLPTTEALCQAIWTRLAPQLPLVGLRLHETDTLWVDLLAPGSAPIPMEAFLSIRTHFAAAHRLARPELSQGENETIYGKCARPHGHGHNYLLDVTVRGPIDARTGMVCDLAALQQLVDDLVVEPFDHTFLNKDVEYFASTVPTAENIALHIADLLSAPIAATGARLHKVRLQESPNNAAEVFAETPQLEMVPAALEALVAG; from the coding sequence ATGACGGCTACTGCAACAGCGTCAGGTTTCTCGCCGAACTCGGCCAGCTCCAGCCACGGACGGGGCCGCCCCTGCGTAATTACCAGGCGGGCCACCTTTAGTGCCAGTCATCGCTATTGGTTGCCGGAGCTCAGCGCTGAAGAGAATCAGGCCCGCTTCGGCCCCTGCAGCCTGGCCCCCGGCCACGGCCACAACTACACCTTGGTGGTGGCCATGGCTGGTCCGCTCGATGCGGACGGCATGGTGCTCAATCTCTCTGAGGTGAAGCATGCGATCCGGGCTGAGGTGACGGCCCAGCTCGATTTTCGCTACCTCAACGAGGCTTGGCCTGAGTTCGACCTGGATCGTCCTGAGGGCAAGCTGCCTACTACCGAAGCCCTTTGCCAGGCCATCTGGACCCGCTTGGCTCCCCAGCTGCCCCTGGTGGGGCTGCGTCTGCACGAAACCGACACGCTCTGGGTCGACCTGCTCGCCCCGGGCTCCGCCCCAATCCCCATGGAAGCCTTTCTTTCGATCCGCACCCACTTCGCCGCCGCCCACCGCCTGGCCCGGCCCGAGCTCTCCCAAGGCGAAAACGAAACCATCTACGGCAAGTGCGCCCGGCCCCATGGCCACGGCCACAACTACCTGCTCGATGTAACCGTCCGCGGCCCGATCGATGCCCGCACCGGCATGGTCTGTGATCTGGCGGCTCTGCAGCAGCTCGTCGACGATCTGGTGGTGGAGCCCTTCGACCACACCTTCTTGAACAAGGACGTGGAGTATTTCGCCAGCACGGTGCCCACCGCTGAGAACATCGCCCTTCACATCGCCGACCTGCTCAGCGCCCCAATTGCAGCCACCGGCGCCCGCCTTCACAAGGTGCGCCTGCAGGAAAGCCCTAACAACGCTGCCGAGGTGTTTGCTGAAACTCCCCAGCTGGAAATGGTGCCTGCGGCGCTCGAAGCCCTGGTGGCTGGCTGA
- a CDS encoding glutathione S-transferase yields the protein MELHQFRHSAFCEKVRLVLAAKRLDYTVVEVTPGLGQLELFRLSGQRQVPVLLDGSEVIADSTAIALYLERHHPEPLLLPEAPAERARVLLIEDWADTALAAGCRLALVQAAAVDPLLRSALLPDSTPGPLRQLVSNLPAAVMAGVGEAVATVVGSAERQQLQTNLEQLAVLVADQPYLVGDRLTLADLAVAAQLGLLKFPASSGAPLAGQGVSGIADHPLLEPLFNWRDRIVLEAGRG from the coding sequence ATGGAACTGCACCAGTTCAGGCATTCGGCCTTTTGCGAGAAGGTGCGGCTGGTGTTGGCCGCTAAACGGCTCGACTACACCGTTGTCGAGGTCACGCCCGGCTTGGGCCAGCTGGAACTCTTCCGCCTGTCGGGCCAGCGCCAGGTGCCAGTGCTGCTGGATGGCAGTGAAGTAATTGCCGATTCCACGGCCATTGCCCTTTATCTGGAGCGGCATCACCCCGAGCCGCTGCTGCTGCCCGAGGCCCCGGCCGAGCGAGCCAGGGTGCTGCTGATCGAAGACTGGGCCGATACCGCCCTTGCTGCTGGCTGCCGGCTTGCCCTGGTGCAAGCGGCGGCTGTTGATCCGCTGTTGCGCTCCGCCCTGCTGCCCGACTCCACCCCCGGCCCCCTGCGTCAGCTGGTCAGCAACCTGCCCGCCGCCGTGATGGCTGGCGTCGGCGAGGCGGTGGCAACGGTGGTAGGCAGTGCTGAGCGCCAGCAGCTGCAGACCAACCTTGAGCAGTTGGCTGTGCTGGTTGCCGATCAGCCCTATTTGGTGGGTGATCGCCTCACCCTTGCCGATCTGGCCGTTGCCGCCCAGTTGGGCTTGCTCAAATTCCCGGCTAGTAGTGGTGCGCCCCTGGCGGGCCAAGGGGTTAGCGGCATCGCCGACCACCCGCTGCTGGAGCCCCTGTTCAACTGGCGGGATCGGATTGTGCTGGAAGCGGGTCGGGGCTGA
- a CDS encoding DUF751 family protein, which produces MKDFFLNVTRYPRYLVAFGLGVANSVFEPLAARGRNPVTAVALIGAGVSGLLSLGLILHAMVNPAPLA; this is translated from the coding sequence ATGAAGGACTTCTTCCTGAATGTGACGCGCTACCCGCGCTACCTGGTGGCTTTTGGCCTAGGTGTGGCCAATTCGGTGTTCGAGCCGCTGGCAGCCCGGGGCCGCAATCCGGTAACTGCGGTTGCCCTGATTGGCGCCGGCGTCAGCGGCCTGCTGAGCCTGGGGCTGATCCTGCATGCGATGGTGAACCCAGCACCGCTGGCATAG
- a CDS encoding DUF6816 family protein codes for MTGALLAPILALLLAMGPGVLAERAAHWPEWRLPAPLERPSTRAGHQDLSYPDWMAGRWQVRSEDLDYEVRFSPDPGGAVVGDRAFNATAIGRALLGAALLQVRNDPANPNRQIALLAGDQQLESTVVGRRSESPNPTDFWADELALQVLHGPGDPRVSRVETLSHYSQNPDGTVTTEQWQASYPSPALGLAAAASSSGHFQLTLTPISPDPLPAQSDPAS; via the coding sequence ATGACTGGAGCCCTACTGGCGCCCATCCTGGCGCTGCTGCTGGCGATGGGGCCGGGCGTGCTGGCGGAACGGGCCGCCCACTGGCCCGAGTGGCGCCTGCCCGCTCCCCTAGAGCGACCCTCAACTCGAGCCGGCCACCAGGATCTGAGCTACCCCGACTGGATGGCCGGGCGCTGGCAGGTGCGCAGCGAGGACCTGGACTACGAGGTGCGCTTCAGCCCCGACCCAGGCGGAGCGGTGGTGGGCGATCGGGCCTTCAATGCCACCGCGATCGGCCGGGCCCTGCTGGGCGCTGCCCTGCTGCAAGTGCGCAATGATCCGGCCAACCCAAACCGCCAGATCGCCTTGCTGGCGGGTGATCAGCAACTGGAATCGACGGTGGTGGGACGCCGCAGCGAGTCGCCCAATCCGACCGACTTCTGGGCTGACGAACTGGCCCTGCAGGTACTGCACGGCCCCGGCGACCCCCGGGTGAGCCGGGTGGAAACCCTGAGCCACTACAGCCAAAATCCCGACGGCACGGTTACAACCGAACAGTGGCAAGCCAGCTATCCCTCACCAGCTTTGGGGCTAGCCGCGGCGGCCAGCAGCAGCGGCCATTTCCAACTAACCCTGACGCCGATCAGCCCCGACCCGCTTCCAGCACAATCCGATCCCGCCAGTTGA
- a CDS encoding shikimate kinase → MNKPPSPSLTQRLQGLNVYLIGMMGAGKSAVGRPLAEALGYRFLDADDALEQVAGRTIPEIFATDGEAGFRELETAVLGQIASWHSLVVATGGGVVNRPENWGHMRQGVVVWLDAPAPLLLQRLRADSTPRPLLQAGDPGARLGELLAQRQPLYAQADLRVQQAGDSPVQVAQQVLADLPAILKDPAAVPEAPVELRQADGQITPSLN, encoded by the coding sequence ATGAATAAACCCCCATCGCCAAGCTTGACCCAGCGCTTACAAGGGCTAAATGTTTATTTGATCGGCATGATGGGCGCTGGTAAGAGCGCCGTCGGCCGCCCCTTGGCCGAAGCGCTGGGCTACCGCTTCCTTGATGCCGACGATGCCCTAGAGCAGGTTGCTGGCCGCACCATCCCCGAAATCTTCGCCACTGACGGCGAAGCCGGCTTCCGAGAACTGGAAACCGCGGTGCTTGGCCAGATCGCCAGCTGGCATTCCTTGGTGGTGGCCACCGGAGGTGGAGTGGTGAACAGGCCAGAGAACTGGGGCCATATGCGCCAGGGGGTGGTGGTGTGGCTGGATGCGCCAGCGCCATTACTGCTGCAACGCCTGCGCGCCGATTCAACCCCCCGGCCCCTGCTGCAGGCCGGTGACCCCGGCGCCCGCCTAGGCGAGCTGCTGGCCCAACGGCAACCGCTCTATGCCCAGGCCGACCTGCGGGTGCAGCAGGCTGGAGATAGCCCCGTCCAAGTGGCCCAGCAGGTGCTGGCCGATCTGCCAGCCATTCTCAAAGACCCAGCTGCGGTGCCTGAGGCCCCGGTGGAGCTGCGCCAGGCCGATGGACAGATCACGCCATCCCTCAACTGA
- a CDS encoding GNAT family N-acetyltransferase has translation MAELQARWHQSLAEIPEAHWDALLAAAHPQELPFYRWRWLQQLEASGSIAPREGWQGCHLGLWRGEVLLAVAPLYLKGHSYGEFVFDQSFAQLAGQLGLRYYPKLVGMSPVSPVQGYRFLIDPAEDEAELTALMLELIDAFCRQHSILSCNFLYVDPGWQPLAEAAGCAAWVNQQSQWINPGHNDFNAYLASFNANQRRNIKRERQAVAAAGLTVTPLLGEAIPPALVGRMYDFYAQHCSRWGAWGSKYLSESFFAALAADPELRRHIVLFSAHRGHPGEPVAMSLCVHAGDQLWGRYWGSDEQIDCLHFEVCYYAPIAWAIERGIRAFDPGAGGSHKRRRGFVAQPRVSLHRWSDPRFASILQRWLPGANEEMAELMAAMNAELPFTAAYDPPHA, from the coding sequence ATGGCTGAGTTGCAGGCCCGCTGGCACCAAAGCCTGGCCGAGATTCCCGAAGCCCATTGGGATGCCCTGCTGGCCGCGGCGCATCCCCAGGAGTTGCCTTTTTATCGCTGGCGCTGGCTGCAGCAGCTCGAGGCCAGCGGCAGCATTGCGCCGCGGGAGGGCTGGCAGGGCTGTCATCTGGGCCTGTGGCGCGGCGAGGTGTTGCTGGCGGTGGCTCCCCTCTATTTGAAGGGCCACAGCTACGGCGAATTCGTTTTCGACCAGAGTTTTGCCCAGCTCGCTGGCCAGTTGGGCCTGCGCTACTACCCAAAGCTGGTGGGCATGAGCCCGGTGAGCCCGGTGCAGGGCTACCGCTTCCTGATCGATCCCGCTGAGGACGAGGCGGAGTTAACCGCTTTGATGCTTGAGCTGATCGATGCGTTCTGCCGCCAGCACTCCATCCTCAGCTGCAATTTTCTTTATGTGGATCCAGGTTGGCAGCCGCTGGCTGAGGCGGCTGGCTGTGCTGCCTGGGTTAATCAGCAGAGCCAGTGGATCAACCCCGGCCATAACGATTTCAATGCCTACCTAGCCAGCTTCAATGCCAACCAGCGTCGCAACATAAAGAGGGAGCGGCAGGCGGTGGCAGCCGCTGGCCTCACGGTTACGCCCCTGTTGGGCGAGGCAATCCCGCCGGCGTTAGTTGGGCGCATGTATGACTTTTATGCCCAGCACTGCAGTCGGTGGGGGGCTTGGGGCAGCAAATATCTGAGTGAATCCTTTTTTGCCGCCCTGGCTGCCGATCCGGAGTTGCGGCGCCACATAGTGCTCTTCAGTGCCCATCGCGGCCATCCCGGCGAGCCGGTGGCCATGTCCCTGTGCGTCCACGCCGGCGACCAGCTCTGGGGACGCTACTGGGGCAGTGATGAGCAGATTGACTGCCTGCATTTTGAGGTCTGTTACTACGCACCAATTGCCTGGGCAATCGAGCGCGGCATCCGCGCCTTTGATCCCGGCGCTGGCGGTAGCCACAAGCGCCGTCGGGGTTTCGTGGCCCAGCCCCGCGTCAGCTTGCACCGCTGGAGCGATCCACGCTTTGCCTCGATCCTGCAGCGCTGGTTGCCTGGGGCTAATGAGGAGATGGCCGAGCTGATGGCGGCTATGAATGCGGAGCTGCCTTTTACGGCTGCCTACGATCCACCTCATGCCTGA
- the rbfA gene encoding 30S ribosome-binding factor RbfA — translation MAQSRRVERVASLIRREISELLIGGIKDERVNQGMVSVTTVEVAGDLQHCKIFVSVFGSDADKEQAMAGLRSASPFVKGELSRRLKMRRTPEVVFVLDRGIEKGTTVLGLLNRLEDERQEKGEPAEASDL, via the coding sequence ATGGCACAGAGCCGACGGGTGGAGCGGGTGGCCTCCCTGATCCGCCGCGAAATTAGTGAGCTGCTGATTGGCGGCATCAAGGACGAGCGGGTCAACCAGGGGATGGTGAGTGTCACCACAGTTGAAGTGGCCGGCGATCTGCAGCACTGCAAGATTTTTGTGAGCGTCTTCGGCAGCGACGCCGACAAAGAGCAAGCCATGGCAGGGCTGCGTTCGGCTAGCCCCTTTGTAAAAGGTGAGCTGAGCCGGCGGCTGAAAATGCGGCGCACCCCTGAGGTGGTGTTTGTGCTCGATCGAGGCATCGAAAAGGGCACCACAGTGCTGGGGCTGCTCAATCGCCTAGAAGACGAGCGGCAGGAGAAGGGCGAACCCGCTGAAGCCAGTGATCTCTGA
- a CDS encoding dihydrofolate reductase family protein — protein MSPVLRLVLAVSLDGRLAPPQGGAAQLGGVGDRQVLEEALAWADGCLIGAETLRCHGSTCLIRAPHLLAQRAASGRAEQPVAVVVSRSNDISPNLHFWRQPLQRWLLTPKRSPLAPAFDRRLDLESWGGGLAALADQGLESLVVLGGAALAASLLAEGWIDELQLTLCPRLLGGPHAWLPLEAAVQAGDWCLQEHRRLEGEELLLRYRRVLAKP, from the coding sequence CTGAGCCCCGTGCTGCGGCTGGTGCTGGCCGTCAGCCTGGATGGCCGCTTGGCGCCCCCGCAAGGTGGGGCTGCCCAGTTGGGTGGAGTTGGGGATCGTCAGGTGTTGGAGGAGGCCCTGGCCTGGGCTGATGGCTGCCTGATCGGTGCCGAAACCCTGCGCTGTCATGGCAGTACCTGCCTAATTCGGGCGCCTCACCTGCTGGCTCAGCGTGCAGCCAGCGGCCGCGCTGAGCAGCCGGTGGCCGTAGTAGTGAGTCGTAGCAACGATATTTCCCCGAATTTGCATTTCTGGCGGCAGCCGTTGCAGCGCTGGTTGCTGACGCCCAAGCGATCGCCGCTAGCCCCGGCTTTCGATCGTCGCCTGGATCTAGAGAGCTGGGGTGGGGGCCTGGCTGCCCTGGCGGATCAGGGGCTGGAGAGTCTGGTGGTGCTGGGCGGTGCGGCCCTTGCCGCCAGCCTGCTGGCCGAAGGCTGGATCGATGAGCTGCAGCTGACGCTTTGCCCTCGGCTGCTGGGCGGACCCCATGCCTGGTTGCCCCTGGAGGCCGCAGTTCAGGCTGGGGATTGGTGCCTGCAGGAGCACCGGCGTCTGGAGGGTGAGGAGTTGCTGCTGCGCTACCGCCGCGTCTTGGCGAAGCCCTGA